GCGGCCAGCTCCTCCGGCCCGCACTCGCACAGCTCCTTCCGGTGGTTCTTCAGCGCCAGGGCGCAGCGGCCCTTGTGGGCCTGATCCTTGAAGAGATAGAGCACACCGGCCTCCATCTCGCCGACCTTGTACATGATGGCCTCCCGGCCCTCGTGATGTTCATCGCAGTAAAAGCATCCCATGGCTAGATCTCCTTTTGTCAGAATACGGAGGAAATTTTCCCCTTATTACCATACAACCCAAAACCGCCGCCGTCAAGCATCAGTTCAGGATTGCGCCGGGGCAGAGGTTCTGGTATCATCAGGGTATCAAGAACGAAGACGGAGGAGGAATCGACATGAAACTCGGCTTGGTGACGGACAGCCTGGTAGACCGCTCCCTGGCAGAGGCAGCGGCCGTCTGCCGGGGACTGGGGCTGGAGCAGGTGGAGTTGGGCTGCGGCAACTGGTCCCCGGCGCCCCATGTGGACCTGAAAGGGCTGACGGCGGACGCCGGTGCCCGGCACCGGCTGCTGGATACTCTGGGGGAAAACGGCCTCACGATCTCCGCCCTGAACTGCTCCGGCAACCCCCTGTTCCCCGGGGAGAAGGGAGCCGGAGACAGGGCGGTGGCGGAGGGCACGTTCCTCCTGGCGGAGCAGCTAGGGGTGGAGACCGTGGTGATGATGAGCGGCCTGCCCGGCGGCTGCCCGGAGGACCGCACTCCCACCTGGATCGTCACGTCCTGGCCGCCGGAGACGGAGGAAATCCTCCGCTACCAGTGGAAGGCGGCCGTCCCGGTGTGGAAGGCGCTGGCCGCCCGGGCCCGGGACCACGGGGTGAAGCGCATCGCCCTGGAGTTCCATGGCTGGCAGCTGGTGTACAATGTGGAGACGCTCCGCCGCCTGCGGAGTGAGGTGGGAGACGACATTCTGGGGGTGAATCTGGACCCCAGCCATCTCTTCTGGATGGGGGCGGACCCCGTGGAGGTGGCCCGCGCCCTGGCGGACTGCATCTACCATGTCCACATCAAGGACGTGCGCCTGGAGCCGGCTGCCGGGCAGAACACCCTGCTGGACACCAAGGGCGTGCTGGAGTTCGCCAGCCGCTCCTGGAACTTCGTCACCCCCGGCACAGGCCACGACGCCGCCTGGTGGCGCCGCTTTCTGGAGACGCTGCAGGACTGCGGCTACGACGGCGCCCTCAGCATCGAACAGGAGGATTACACCATCCCGCTGGAGGAGGCCCTGCAGAAGGCCGTGTCCCTGCTGCGGCAGGCGCTGCCCGCCTGAAATACGCAAAGCCCCGCCTCACGAACGAGGCGGGGCTTTTTTCAGAACAGGATCACCGCAGGAAATTCCAGTACAGGGTAATGGCCGCCGCCAGCAGGAGCTGCACGGCCAGGATCACCGGCACGCCCACCCGAAAGACCCGGTGGAGCGTCTTGTGGCGGAAGAGGTACATCCCCAGCAGGGCACCCACGCTGCCGCCCACCACGGCCAGAAGCAACAGATTTTTCTCCGGCACCCGCTGGCGGAACCGGGGGTGTTTGGCCAGGAGCTTGTCTACGCCGAAGATCAAAAAGGTCACAGTGTTGATGAGCACCAGCCAGGCGGCCAGCAGCCCCAGGGGAGAGCCGATGAAGGCAACGATACGGTCATTGTGCTCTGTGGGCAGATAGAGTGTCTTTTCTTCCATAACGGCCGCCTCCTGAAACAGCACTGGACTGGCCGGGAGTTCCCAGCCAGTCCAGTGTAGCAGAAGTTTCAGTTTTTGGCAAGCTTGCTGAGTTCCACAGCAGTGGCTGCCGCCAGCTTGGCGTTGTTGTACACCAGCTGGATATTGGAGGCCAGGGAGTCGCCGCCGGTCAGATCCTTGATCTTGGCCAGCAGGAAAGGCGTGGTCTCCTTGCCGTGGATGCCCTGAGCCTTGGCCTCCTCCACGGCCTCGTCGATGGCCTTGTTGATGACATCCGCGTCCATGGAGTACTCCTCCGGGATGGGGTTGGTCACCAGCATGCCGCCGCCCAGGCCCATATC
This DNA window, taken from Dysosmobacter welbionis, encodes the following:
- a CDS encoding sugar phosphate isomerase/epimerase family protein, whose translation is MKLGLVTDSLVDRSLAEAAAVCRGLGLEQVELGCGNWSPAPHVDLKGLTADAGARHRLLDTLGENGLTISALNCSGNPLFPGEKGAGDRAVAEGTFLLAEQLGVETVVMMSGLPGGCPEDRTPTWIVTSWPPETEEILRYQWKAAVPVWKALAARARDHGVKRIALEFHGWQLVYNVETLRRLRSEVGDDILGVNLDPSHLFWMGADPVEVARALADCIYHVHIKDVRLEPAAGQNTLLDTKGVLEFASRSWNFVTPGTGHDAAWWRRFLETLQDCGYDGALSIEQEDYTIPLEEALQKAVSLLRQALPA
- a CDS encoding DUF1294 domain-containing protein — its product is MEEKTLYLPTEHNDRIVAFIGSPLGLLAAWLVLINTVTFLIFGVDKLLAKHPRFRQRVPEKNLLLLAVVGGSVGALLGMYLFRHKTLHRVFRVGVPVILAVQLLLAAAITLYWNFLR